Proteins from a genomic interval of Pectinophora gossypiella chromosome 4, ilPecGoss1.1, whole genome shotgun sequence:
- the LOC126366461 gene encoding uncharacterized protein LOC126366461, translating to MDLKASISIFLVLCMAWGAHGEVNCTATGIGRFADTSDTTCQNYTLCVLDTTTNTYSSYNYTCPTTSVFNPNTAQCTAASNYNCSSSAVCTADGYVADPDVTDCSSYIECVEIDGTFTETTYTCPDSTYFNPDTTNCESDYECTTSTDFSCTTAGRFANSTDTTCQTYYLCVEATDGSYTQYNYTCPTTSVFNPTTKVCTTSYTCTTT from the coding sequence GTCCTGTGCATGGCGTGGGGTGCCCACGGCGAGGTCAACTGCACCGCAACGGGCATCGGTCGCTTCGCGGACACCAGTGACACCACCTGCCAGAACTACACATTATGTGTTCTGGACACCACCACGAACACCTACTCTTCGTACAACTACACCTGCCCGACCACCTCCGTGTTTAACCCCAACACTGCCCAATGCACGGCTGCCAGCAACTACAACTGTAGTTCTTCAGCAGTCTGCACCGCCGATGGCTACGTCGCAGACCCTGACGTCACAGATTGCTCCTCCTACATCGAATGCGTCGAAATCGATGGAACCTTCACAGAGACCACCTACACCTGCCCCGATAGCACTTACTTCAACCCAGACACTACTAATTGTGAATCAGATTATGAGTGCACTACTTCTACAGACTTTTCTTGCACCACCGCTGGGAGATTCGCTAACTCAACGGACACCACATGTCAGACGTATTACTTATGTGTAGAGGCCACTGACGGAAGTTATACTCAGTATAACTACACCTGCCCCACGACCTCAGTATTCAATCCGACGACCAAAGTGTGCACTACTAGTTATACCTGCACTACAACCTAA